In a genomic window of Nodosilinea sp. E11:
- a CDS encoding quinone-dependent dihydroorotate dehydrogenase codes for MKDPYRQIVRPLLFHGVTLDPEFLHRRAINLLTWLGQSQKSGVAAQAHPWLRQQFCLADPRLAQTYWGLPFANPLGLAAGFDKDGEAAPVWPLMGFGFAELGTVTRHPQPGNPQPRLFRLVKDEAVLNRMGFNNHGAAALAKRLATYWASARPTVPIGINLGKSKVTELADAAEDYRFSFQQLYPYGDYFVVNVSSPNTPGLRSLQATDQLAPILAALQEENRDHKPILVKIAPDLAYPDLDAVIDLALAHGLAGIIATNTTIARTGLQTKTLLQTGNAVAEEAGGISGAPLRQRSTAIIHYIYQRTEGKLPIVGVGGIFTAADAWEKIAAGASLLQVYTGWIYEGPWMARRILEGLLTQLEEHRLTTIAEAVGLSHRS; via the coding sequence GTGAAAGATCCCTACCGTCAGATTGTGCGCCCGCTGCTATTTCACGGCGTCACCCTAGATCCTGAGTTCCTCCACCGCCGCGCGATTAACCTGCTGACCTGGCTGGGTCAATCTCAAAAGTCAGGGGTGGCGGCCCAAGCCCACCCCTGGCTACGGCAGCAATTTTGCCTTGCCGACCCCCGCCTGGCTCAGACCTACTGGGGACTGCCGTTTGCTAACCCCTTGGGCCTAGCGGCAGGGTTTGATAAAGATGGTGAAGCGGCCCCAGTCTGGCCTCTGATGGGCTTTGGCTTTGCCGAGTTAGGCACCGTCACTCGCCACCCGCAGCCGGGCAATCCCCAACCCCGCCTATTTCGGCTGGTGAAGGATGAGGCAGTGCTTAACCGCATGGGCTTCAATAACCACGGTGCAGCGGCCCTGGCAAAACGACTGGCCACCTACTGGGCCTCGGCCCGGCCCACCGTGCCCATCGGGATTAACCTGGGTAAGTCTAAGGTGACGGAGCTAGCCGATGCCGCTGAAGACTATCGGTTTAGCTTTCAGCAGCTCTACCCCTACGGCGATTACTTTGTAGTGAATGTGTCGTCGCCCAATACGCCAGGGCTAAGGTCGCTACAGGCCACCGACCAACTCGCGCCCATTTTGGCCGCCCTGCAGGAAGAGAACCGAGATCACAAGCCCATTCTGGTCAAAATTGCCCCTGACCTCGCCTATCCTGACCTTGATGCGGTAATTGATCTGGCCCTAGCCCACGGTCTAGCGGGCATTATTGCCACCAATACCACCATTGCTCGTACCGGGCTACAAACCAAAACCCTGCTACAAACCGGCAACGCCGTTGCTGAAGAAGCGGGGGGAATTAGCGGTGCTCCTCTGCGGCAGCGCTCTACCGCCATCATTCATTACATTTACCAGCGCACCGAAGGCAAACTACCGATTGTGGGGGTAGGGGGGATTTTTACCGCTGCCGATGCCTGGGAAAAGATTGCTGCCGGGGCCAGCTTGCTCCAGGTCTATACCGGTTGGATCTATGAAGGCCCATGGATGGCGCGCCGAATATTGGAAGGCTTGTTGACCCAGTTGGAAGAGCACCGGCTGACCACCATCGCCGAGGCGGTAGGGCTGAGCCACCGGAGTTAA